From the genome of Sulfitobacter sp. DSM 110093, one region includes:
- the ftsH gene encoding ATP-dependent zinc metalloprotease FtsH: MGNVRNLAFWVVLMLLVLALFNLFSGSSGSLQNNEVSYSEFVTSVEQGDVRNVTLDGEQVRFRKADGADYLTIKPEDAELTQLLINSDIPVKARPQQQSGFQTFLMSLLPIALLIGVWIYFMNRMQGGGKGGAMGFGKSKAKMLTEKQGRVTFDDVAGIDEAKEELEEIVEFLRNPQKFSRLGGKIPKGALLVGPPGTGKTLLARAIAGEAGVPFFTISGSDFVEMFVGVGASRVRDMFEQAKKNAPCIVFIDEIDAVGRHRGAGYGGGNDEREQTLNQLLVEMDGFESNEGVIILAATNRRDVLDPALLRPGRFDRQVTVPNPDIKGREKILSVHARKTPLGPDVDLRIIARGTPGFSGADLANLVNEAALMAARVGRRFVTMVDFEQAKDKVMMGPERRSMVMTAEQKEMTAYHEAGHALVGMTLPKCDPVYKATIIPRGGALGMVMSLPEIDRLNMFKDECHQRLAMAMAGKAAEIHKYGPDSVSNGPAGDIQQASALARAMVLQWGMSDKVGNIDYSEAAQGYQGNTGGFSVSANTKELVEKEVQQFIQDGYDHAMKIITEKEVEFERLAQGLLEYETLTGDEIKRVMDGLPPAEDSDDDNSDAGNAPSVTAIPKAKGKKTPPKDGGMEPEPSV, encoded by the coding sequence TTGGGAAATGTTCGTAACCTCGCTTTCTGGGTTGTCCTGATGTTGCTGGTCTTGGCGCTGTTCAACCTGTTCAGCGGGTCCAGTGGATCGTTGCAAAATAACGAGGTCAGCTATTCCGAGTTTGTCACTTCTGTAGAACAGGGTGATGTCCGTAATGTGACATTGGATGGCGAGCAGGTTCGGTTCCGCAAAGCGGACGGGGCCGATTATCTGACGATCAAACCCGAGGATGCAGAGCTGACACAGCTGTTGATCAACAGCGACATCCCCGTAAAAGCCCGTCCGCAGCAACAATCTGGCTTTCAGACATTCCTGATGTCGCTTCTGCCTATCGCACTGCTGATCGGTGTATGGATTTACTTCATGAACCGGATGCAGGGGGGCGGCAAAGGTGGCGCTATGGGCTTTGGCAAATCCAAAGCCAAGATGCTGACCGAAAAGCAGGGTCGCGTGACTTTTGACGATGTTGCGGGCATTGATGAGGCCAAGGAAGAGCTTGAAGAGATCGTCGAGTTCCTGCGCAACCCACAGAAATTCTCTCGTCTTGGCGGTAAAATTCCCAAAGGCGCGCTGCTGGTGGGCCCTCCGGGTACTGGTAAAACGTTGCTGGCCCGCGCCATCGCGGGTGAGGCTGGCGTGCCTTTCTTCACCATTTCAGGGTCCGATTTTGTTGAGATGTTCGTCGGCGTCGGCGCAAGCCGTGTGCGCGACATGTTCGAACAAGCCAAGAAAAACGCCCCCTGTATCGTTTTTATCGACGAGATCGACGCCGTGGGTCGCCACCGGGGTGCCGGTTATGGCGGCGGCAATGATGAGCGTGAGCAGACGCTGAACCAGCTTCTGGTTGAGATGGACGGTTTTGAGAGCAACGAAGGTGTCATCATCCTCGCCGCGACCAACCGCCGTGACGTGCTTGACCCCGCGCTGTTGCGTCCGGGCCGCTTTGACCGTCAGGTCACCGTGCCGAACCCCGACATCAAAGGCCGCGAAAAGATCCTCTCGGTCCACGCGCGCAAGACCCCACTGGGGCCGGACGTCGACCTGCGCATCATCGCACGTGGTACGCCGGGTTTCTCGGGCGCGGATCTTGCGAACCTCGTGAATGAGGCCGCACTGATGGCTGCCCGTGTCGGTCGCCGTTTTGTCACCATGGTCGATTTTGAACAGGCCAAGGACAAGGTGATGATGGGGCCAGAGCGCCGCTCGATGGTGATGACCGCCGAGCAGAAGGAGATGACCGCTTACCACGAAGCGGGTCACGCGCTGGTCGGTATGACCCTGCCGAAATGTGATCCGGTCTATAAGGCCACGATCATCCCGCGTGGTGGTGCGCTTGGCATGGTGATGAGCCTGCCCGAAATTGACCGCCTGAACATGTTCAAGGACGAATGCCACCAACGCCTAGCCATGGCCATGGCGGGTAAGGCGGCTGAAATCCACAAATACGGCCCCGATTCCGTGTCCAACGGCCCTGCGGGCGACATCCAGCAGGCCAGCGCTCTGGCCCGTGCGATGGTGCTGCAATGGGGCATGTCGGATAAGGTCGGTAACATCGACTATTCCGAAGCCGCACAGGGCTATCAGGGCAATACCGGTGGTTTCTCAGTCTCGGCTAATACCAAGGAATTGGTTGAGAAAGAGGTGCAGCAGTTCATCCAAGACGGCTATGACCACGCGATGAAGATCATTACCGAGAAAGAGGTCGAGTTCGAGCGTCTGGCCCAAGGTCTGCTGGAATATGAGACCCTCACTGGGGACGAGATCAAACGTGTCATGGATGGTCTGCCGCCTGCGGAAGATTCCGACGATGACAACTCCGACGCGGGCAATGCGCCCAGTGTCACCGCGATCCCCAAGGCGAAGGGCAAGAAGACCCCGCCAAAGGATGGCGGGATGGAGCCTGAACCTTCGGTCTGA
- the pal gene encoding peptidoglycan-associated lipoprotein Pal, giving the protein MKRILTSTLLISALAVSACTNPDRFGADGMGGAGVNAGAGVNSGVVPGSANDPTSTAYFQQAVGDRVLFLVDQSSLTDVGRATLDGQVAWLQTNTDYQAVIEGHADEQGTREYNIALGGRRANAVREYMISRGIAASRLKTISYGKERPIEICSEEACYAKNRRAVTVLAGGALTS; this is encoded by the coding sequence ATGAAACGCATTTTGACCAGCACGCTTTTGATTTCCGCATTGGCCGTGTCGGCCTGTACTAACCCCGACCGTTTTGGTGCCGATGGCATGGGCGGCGCCGGGGTAAATGCAGGCGCAGGCGTCAATTCTGGCGTGGTGCCGGGCAGCGCGAATGATCCGACCTCGACCGCCTACTTCCAGCAGGCCGTAGGCGACCGGGTGCTGTTCCTTGTCGACCAATCGTCGCTGACGGATGTAGGCCGCGCCACCCTTGATGGGCAGGTTGCTTGGTTGCAGACCAATACAGATTATCAGGCCGTGATCGAAGGTCACGCGGATGAGCAGGGCACCCGTGAGTACAACATCGCCCTTGGCGGCCGTCGTGCCAATGCGGTGCGCGAATATATGATCTCGCGCGGGATCGCGGCTTCGCGTCTCAAGACCATCAGCTACGGCAAGGAGCGCCCGATCGAGATCTGCTCGGAAGAGGCCTGCTATGCCAAGAACCGCCGCGCGGTGACCGTGCTGGCGGGCGGCGCGCTGACCAGCTGA
- a CDS encoding energy transducer TonB, which produces MHTGHYISGAGHLGLIGWLLFGGMFTPEPDPVEMTEVSVISGAEYDALVAAQQPPSSSTEVTQPAPPEVTEEAPDVTAEPDTQIEQPEPVQTETPPEDLPPEVTELELPPQTQVDDTPPEMNEPVGDTAVLVPEIAPEARPREAPRVAPEPVEQPDPELRPDLDEQPAVAPDAEAEAEAVVEEPQEAQTPEDSTTEIVTEADKAPAASARPPGRRPTPPPPAPVEVAEAPEEPAETPAPEPTPEPTPEPEPTPDPVEEPATSSSTEDAIADALSEVLGQPEATAPAPSGPPLSSGERESLRVAVSACWNIGALSTEASRTTVVVGMQMNTDGTPVASSIRLLSSSGGSDTAARQAFEAAKRAVIRCGSSGYKLPQEKYSQWQDIEMTFDPMRSR; this is translated from the coding sequence GTGCATACCGGGCATTACATATCAGGTGCCGGGCATCTGGGTCTTATCGGTTGGCTTCTCTTTGGTGGGATGTTCACCCCCGAGCCTGACCCCGTTGAGATGACCGAAGTCTCCGTGATCTCTGGCGCTGAATATGACGCGCTGGTGGCCGCGCAGCAGCCGCCGTCTTCGTCCACCGAGGTGACACAGCCCGCGCCACCAGAGGTGACGGAGGAGGCACCCGACGTCACGGCAGAGCCTGACACCCAGATAGAGCAACCCGAACCGGTGCAGACCGAAACCCCGCCCGAGGACCTCCCCCCCGAGGTGACGGAGTTGGAGTTGCCGCCGCAGACCCAAGTGGATGACACGCCGCCCGAGATGAACGAGCCGGTGGGCGATACCGCCGTGCTGGTGCCTGAGATCGCGCCAGAGGCCCGCCCGCGCGAAGCGCCGCGTGTGGCCCCAGAACCGGTTGAGCAGCCCGACCCCGAACTGCGCCCCGATCTGGATGAGCAACCCGCCGTAGCACCGGATGCCGAGGCCGAAGCCGAAGCCGTTGTGGAAGAGCCGCAAGAAGCCCAGACGCCCGAGGACAGCACGACCGAGATCGTGACCGAAGCCGATAAAGCTCCGGCTGCCTCCGCGCGCCCACCCGGCCGCCGTCCGACACCGCCGCCCCCGGCACCTGTCGAAGTGGCCGAAGCACCGGAAGAACCGGCTGAAACGCCCGCGCCTGAGCCGACACCTGAACCAACGCCAGAGCCTGAGCCAACACCTGACCCCGTTGAGGAGCCAGCGACCTCTAGCTCGACCGAGGACGCGATCGCCGATGCGCTGAGCGAAGTCTTGGGGCAGCCCGAGGCAACCGCGCCCGCGCCAAGCGGCCCGCCGCTGTCATCGGGTGAACGCGAATCTCTGCGCGTGGCGGTCTCTGCCTGCTGGAACATCGGCGCGCTCTCGACAGAGGCGTCGCGCACGACGGTCGTGGTGGGCATGCAGATGAACACCGACGGCACGCCAGTGGCCAGTTCGATCCGCTTGCTGAGTTCCAGCGGCGGCAGCGACACGGCTGCACGGCAAGCCTTTGAGGCCGCAAAACGCGCAGTCATTCGTTGCGGCAGCAGTGGTTACAAACTGCCGCAGGAAAAATACAGTCAATGGCAAGACATCGAGATGACATTCGACCCAATGAGGAGCCGATAA
- a CDS encoding YbgC/FadM family acyl-CoA thioesterase, producing MSHTFPVRIFYEDTDMAGVVYYANYLRYIERARSDIVEQIGLDQRAMRDEGLVFVVTRVEADYLGAARFGDRLEVQTTHQAEGPVRWMFDQDVLRDGKVIFRAKVTAVCMTTAGKPTRLPAKLRLPSGDPAS from the coding sequence ATGAGCCATACCTTTCCGGTCCGCATTTTCTACGAAGACACCGACATGGCGGGCGTGGTCTATTACGCGAACTACCTGCGCTATATCGAACGGGCGCGGTCGGATATCGTCGAACAGATCGGCCTCGACCAACGGGCCATGCGCGACGAGGGGCTGGTATTTGTCGTGACGCGGGTCGAGGCGGATTATCTGGGTGCCGCGCGCTTTGGCGATCGGCTGGAGGTGCAGACCACCCATCAGGCCGAAGGGCCGGTGCGCTGGATGTTCGACCAAGACGTGCTGCGCGATGGCAAGGTCATCTTTCGTGCTAAGGTTACTGCCGTTTGCATGACAACGGCCGGTAAACCCACCCGTTTGCCAGCGAAACTCCGCCTGCCAAGCGGCGATCCTGCGTCCTGA
- a CDS encoding MOSC domain-containing protein, with translation MPELRTTDYIGRITWLGMVPPDRKNIRSTPLKETFASYAGFKGDFHAGLTRPACVRVRNLHAKGTEIRNTRQLSILSAEEMAQIAAAIDLSELDPTLLGTSIIIGGIPDFTLIPPGSRLQNAQGTTLVVDIENGPCNLPAREIESEAPGHGKGFKAAAQGKRGVTAWVEREGPLALGDEMRLFVPNQPVWPHLG, from the coding sequence ATGCCCGAGCTTCGCACTACAGATTATATCGGTCGCATTACTTGGCTGGGCATGGTCCCGCCGGATCGCAAAAACATCCGTTCAACGCCGCTCAAAGAGACCTTCGCCAGTTACGCGGGGTTCAAAGGGGACTTCCACGCCGGGCTGACCCGCCCCGCTTGCGTGCGGGTGCGCAATCTACATGCCAAAGGCACGGAAATTCGCAATACGCGGCAACTCTCTATTCTCTCAGCCGAAGAGATGGCCCAGATCGCCGCGGCAATTGACCTGTCCGAGTTGGACCCGACACTGCTGGGCACTTCTATCATTATTGGGGGCATCCCTGACTTCACCCTCATCCCACCGGGATCGCGGTTACAGAACGCGCAGGGCACCACGTTGGTGGTGGATATTGAAAACGGCCCCTGCAACCTGCCCGCGCGTGAAATCGAAAGCGAAGCCCCCGGCCACGGCAAAGGGTTCAAAGCCGCCGCGCAGGGCAAGCGCGGCGTGACTGCTTGGGTAGAGCGGGAAGGACCGCTGGCCTTGGGCGATGAAATGCGGCTGTTTGTGCCAAACCAGCCTGTCTGGCCGCATCTGGGCTGA
- the ybgF gene encoding tol-pal system protein YbgF, translated as MGLMTAPAALMAQDNDQTLADIRQQLTVLSVEVQKLRRELSTTGGGSVETGGNSVLERVSTMESELQRLTSKTEEMENRINRVVSDGTNRIGDLEYRLVELEGGDLGALGETSTLGGGEAPAVAAPGTDPAREVVEVAPGGGADTSGGIITPINEAELAVSEKTDFERAQGALASGDFRSAADLFTTFNQTYPGGPLAAESELRRGEALTGLGDNREAARAYLAAFSTDPEGPVAPQSLFELGRALGVLEQTQEACVTLSEVAVRFPNAPQVSRAEAQRQTLGCS; from the coding sequence ATGGGGCTGATGACAGCCCCTGCCGCGCTCATGGCGCAGGACAACGATCAAACGCTGGCGGACATCCGCCAGCAGTTGACCGTGCTGAGCGTCGAGGTGCAAAAGCTGCGCCGCGAGTTGTCCACCACGGGCGGCGGCTCGGTCGAGACGGGCGGCAACTCTGTGCTGGAACGTGTCAGCACGATGGAAAGCGAATTGCAGCGCCTGACATCGAAAACCGAGGAGATGGAGAACCGCATCAACCGGGTCGTTTCCGATGGTACGAACCGGATCGGTGATCTGGAATATCGCCTGGTTGAGCTTGAAGGCGGCGATCTGGGCGCACTTGGTGAGACATCGACGCTGGGTGGCGGCGAAGCGCCCGCCGTGGCAGCGCCCGGAACGGACCCGGCCCGCGAAGTGGTCGAGGTGGCCCCTGGTGGCGGCGCGGACACTTCTGGCGGTATCATCACCCCCATCAACGAAGCAGAGCTGGCGGTCAGCGAAAAGACCGATTTCGAGCGGGCGCAGGGGGCGCTCGCATCCGGTGACTTTCGCAGCGCCGCCGATCTCTTTACGACCTTCAATCAGACCTATCCCGGTGGTCCGCTAGCCGCCGAATCCGAATTGCGTCGCGGCGAGGCGCTGACCGGGCTGGGCGACAACCGCGAAGCGGCCCGTGCTTATCTGGCGGCCTTCAGCACCGATCCCGAAGGGCCAGTGGCCCCGCAGTCGCTGTTTGAGTTGGGTCGTGCGCTTGGCGTTTTGGAGCAGACCCAAGAAGCCTGCGTGACCCTATCCGAGGTCGCGGTGCGCTTTCCCAATGCGCCGCAGGTGTCTCGAGCCGAAGCGCAGCGTCAGACGCTGGGTTGCTCCTAA
- the tilS gene encoding tRNA lysidine(34) synthetase TilS, with protein MTAPADLADATLAEGLLAGLGGALPSRLGVAVSGGGDSMALLSLLHGLCKAAGTYLEVVTVDHGLRPEAAAEADLVARCAGDLGLHHETLQWRGWDGQGNLQNAARDARYALMADWAARRDLPCIALGHTADDQAETVLMRLARRAGVDGLAAMAPQSQRQGVTWLRPLLFARREALRDYLRRAGLEWVDDSSNDDPRYTRIQTRQTLAALAPLGLDVETLAEVASNMARARDALDQQTDHAAGNILRMEAGALVLGAKAFFAEPEEIRRRLMIRALGQISGGAYPPRRGPVAALIAGLAKGQGATLDGCQTLLRRGEIWVFREYNAVRNLHVPADHLWDGRWRAVPPTVVPQGAELRALGPEGLAYCPDWRSFGRPRAMLLSTPAVWQGGRLLAAPLAGLDEKWHVLLERDAGWLKTTPLSH; from the coding sequence ATGACTGCCCCCGCCGATTTGGCTGATGCAACATTGGCTGAAGGACTGCTTGCAGGGTTGGGCGGTGCGCTGCCGTCTCGCCTTGGCGTTGCCGTTTCAGGTGGGGGCGATTCCATGGCGTTGCTTTCCCTGCTGCACGGGCTTTGCAAGGCTGCGGGCACATATCTCGAAGTTGTGACAGTCGATCATGGACTGCGACCCGAAGCAGCGGCAGAGGCAGATCTTGTCGCGCGCTGCGCGGGCGATTTGGGGCTGCACCACGAGACGTTGCAATGGCGCGGGTGGGACGGGCAGGGCAATCTGCAAAACGCCGCGCGTGACGCGCGCTATGCGCTGATGGCCGATTGGGCAGCGCGGCGCGATTTGCCCTGCATTGCCCTTGGCCATACGGCGGATGATCAGGCCGAGACTGTCTTGATGCGATTGGCACGCCGGGCGGGCGTGGATGGGCTGGCCGCGATGGCCCCGCAAAGCCAGCGGCAGGGTGTCACATGGCTGCGCCCCCTGCTGTTTGCCCGGCGGGAGGCTTTACGCGATTATCTGCGCCGCGCGGGGCTTGAATGGGTCGATGACTCCAGCAACGATGACCCGCGTTATACACGCATTCAGACCCGCCAAACCCTCGCTGCCCTCGCGCCACTCGGCCTTGATGTTGAAACGCTGGCCGAGGTGGCAAGCAACATGGCCCGCGCCCGTGACGCACTCGACCAGCAAACCGACCACGCCGCTGGCAATATTCTGCGCATGGAGGCGGGGGCGTTGGTGCTTGGGGCCAAAGCCTTTTTCGCCGAACCCGAAGAAATCCGCCGTCGTTTGATGATCCGCGCGCTTGGGCAGATTAGCGGCGGTGCCTATCCTCCGCGTCGCGGTCCGGTGGCGGCGCTGATTGCTGGGCTGGCAAAAGGGCAAGGCGCGACGCTGGATGGGTGCCAAACCCTGCTGCGGCGCGGTGAAATCTGGGTGTTTCGCGAATATAACGCGGTACGCAATCTTCATGTGCCTGCGGATCATCTGTGGGACGGGCGCTGGCGCGCAGTGCCGCCAACGGTGGTTCCGCAGGGGGCCGAATTGCGGGCATTAGGGCCAGAGGGTCTGGCGTATTGTCCTGATTGGCGCAGCTTCGGGCGGCCCCGTGCGATGCTTTTGTCGACCCCGGCGGTCTGGCAGGGGGGGCGGCTGCTTGCAGCGCCCCTTGCTGGTCTGGACGAGAAATGGCATGTGCTGCTGGAACGCGATGCCGGTTGGCTTAAAACCACGCCATTATCGCATTGA
- the tolQ gene encoding protein TolQ translates to MEAETLALAQGIDFSLWGLFAKATVTVKLVMIMLIGASFWSWSIIVQKTIQYRKARAEAAQFDQAFWSGEPLDGLFDNIGADPDGPSEKIFASGMSEWRRSHREDGALIPGATARIDRSMDVAISKEAERLQKGLPVLATVGSTAPFVGLFGTVFGIMNSFIEIAAQQNTNLAVVAPGIAEALLATGIGLLAAIPAVVFYNKLSADSDRILGNYEAFSDEFATILSRQLDS, encoded by the coding sequence ATGGAAGCAGAGACGCTGGCATTGGCACAGGGGATTGATTTCTCCCTGTGGGGGTTGTTCGCGAAGGCGACAGTCACGGTCAAACTTGTAATGATCATGCTGATTGGGGCTTCGTTCTGGTCTTGGTCGATCATTGTTCAAAAAACCATCCAATACCGCAAAGCCCGTGCCGAGGCCGCGCAGTTTGATCAGGCTTTCTGGTCGGGCGAGCCGCTGGACGGGTTGTTTGATAACATCGGCGCAGACCCCGATGGACCATCTGAGAAAATCTTTGCATCAGGCATGTCCGAATGGCGCCGCTCACACCGCGAAGATGGCGCGCTGATCCCCGGCGCCACCGCACGGATTGACCGCTCCATGGATGTGGCAATTTCCAAAGAGGCCGAACGTCTGCAAAAGGGTCTGCCGGTGCTGGCGACCGTGGGCTCCACCGCGCCCTTCGTCGGCCTGTTCGGGACCGTCTTCGGCATCATGAACTCGTTCATTGAGATTGCCGCCCAGCAGAACACCAACCTCGCCGTCGTCGCCCCCGGTATTGCCGAGGCGCTTTTGGCGACCGGTATCGGCCTTCTGGCTGCGATCCCGGCGGTTGTGTTCTATAATAAGCTCAGCGCTGACAGCGACCGTATCTTGGGCAACTACGAAGCCTTCTCGGATGAATTCGCCACCATCCTCAGCCGCCAGTTGGACAGCTAA
- the tolB gene encoding Tol-Pal system beta propeller repeat protein TolB, whose protein sequence is MAATLALAPNQSQAQPLRIVIDDPTIEPLPFAVPSFQPESGEAGQMAVDLARVVSEDLTGTGLFREIPASAYISTVSDFNAPVEYADWKAINAQALITGAVNVTGNSVNVKFRVYDVFSGEELLDGNGQGGLQFSGTVDGWRRMAHKVADAVYSRITGEGGYFDSRVVYVSETGPKDDRQKRLAIMDYDGANLKYLTESGSIVLAPRFSPDGNRVLYTSYESGFPRIYVLDIGSVQRRALESAEGSMAFAPRFSPSGQTVVYSLSQGGNTDIFTMDINSGQSVRLTNTPAIETAPSFSPDGSKIVFESDRSGSQQLYIMPATGGEATRISFGEGRYGTPVWSPRGDLVAFTKQNKGRFHIGVMRTDGSEERLLTASFLDEGPTWAPNGRVIMFARETQGAGGSSSLYSVDISGRNLKPVRTPEGGSDPSWSPLQK, encoded by the coding sequence ATGGCGGCCACGCTCGCGCTGGCCCCCAACCAGTCGCAGGCCCAACCGCTGCGCATCGTGATTGACGATCCAACGATCGAACCCTTGCCCTTTGCCGTACCCAGCTTTCAGCCGGAGAGCGGCGAAGCAGGGCAGATGGCCGTTGATCTGGCACGCGTGGTGTCCGAAGACCTGACCGGCACGGGCCTTTTCCGTGAGATCCCGGCCAGCGCCTATATCTCGACCGTCAGCGATTTTAACGCGCCGGTGGAATATGCCGATTGGAAAGCGATCAACGCCCAAGCGCTGATCACCGGGGCGGTCAATGTCACCGGCAATAGCGTGAATGTGAAATTTCGGGTCTATGATGTCTTTTCCGGTGAAGAGCTGCTTGATGGAAATGGGCAGGGCGGTCTGCAATTTTCCGGCACGGTCGATGGCTGGCGGCGCATGGCGCATAAGGTGGCCGATGCGGTCTACAGCCGGATCACCGGCGAAGGCGGCTATTTCGACAGCCGCGTCGTCTACGTCTCGGAAACCGGTCCCAAGGACGACCGCCAAAAGCGGCTTGCGATCATGGATTACGACGGGGCGAATCTGAAGTACCTGACCGAATCTGGCTCTATCGTTTTGGCACCGCGCTTTTCGCCTGACGGCAACCGAGTGCTATACACCAGCTATGAGAGCGGTTTTCCGCGTATTTATGTGCTTGATATCGGGTCGGTGCAGCGCCGTGCCTTGGAAAGCGCCGAGGGCAGCATGGCTTTCGCACCACGCTTCTCGCCCAGTGGTCAGACGGTTGTCTATTCGCTGAGCCAAGGCGGCAATACCGACATCTTTACGATGGATATCAACAGCGGCCAATCTGTGCGCCTGACCAACACCCCCGCGATTGAAACCGCGCCCAGCTTCTCGCCCGATGGCAGCAAGATCGTCTTTGAAAGCGACCGTTCTGGCAGCCAGCAGCTTTATATCATGCCCGCCACCGGTGGGGAGGCAACGCGAATTTCATTTGGCGAAGGCCGTTACGGCACGCCCGTCTGGTCGCCGCGTGGGGATTTGGTCGCCTTTACCAAACAGAACAAGGGCCGCTTCCACATCGGCGTGATGCGTACCGACGGCTCCGAAGAGCGACTGCTGACGGCCTCCTTCCTCGACGAAGGCCCGACATGGGCGCCCAATGGCCGGGTGATCATGTTCGCCCGTGAAACCCAAGGGGCAGGCGGGTCGTCCTCGCTCTATTCCGTTGATATTTCGGGGCGTAACCTCAAGCCTGTGCGCACACCCGAAGGCGGCTCTGACCCATCGTGGTCACCATTGCAGAAGTAA
- the tolR gene encoding protein TolR yields MGAGVMKKQGGKGRRRGRAQPMAEINVTPFVDVMLVLLIIFMVAAPLLTVGVPVELPKTAATALPSEQEEPLTVTLTAEGAVQIQTTETPRDQLITKLRAIASERASDRVFLRADGKVSYAQVMEVMGALNAGGFSNIGLVTDIGGPALDGSDTSGG; encoded by the coding sequence ATGGGCGCAGGTGTCATGAAAAAGCAAGGCGGTAAGGGGCGGCGTCGCGGGCGCGCACAGCCGATGGCCGAGATCAACGTCACGCCCTTCGTCGACGTTATGCTGGTGCTGCTGATCATCTTCATGGTCGCCGCTCCGCTTTTGACCGTTGGCGTGCCGGTGGAACTGCCCAAAACCGCCGCCACGGCCCTGCCATCCGAGCAGGAAGAGCCGTTGACCGTCACCCTGACCGCCGAGGGGGCGGTGCAAATCCAAACCACCGAGACGCCCCGCGACCAACTGATCACCAAACTGCGGGCGATTGCCTCGGAACGAGCCAGCGACCGGGTTTTCCTCCGCGCGGATGGCAAAGTGTCTTATGCGCAGGTCATGGAAGTCATGGGCGCGCTCAACGCAGGCGGCTTTTCCAACATCGGTCTGGTGACCGACATCGGTGGCCCGGCGTTGGACGGCAGCGACACGTCGGGTGGCTGA